One part of the Polyangiaceae bacterium genome encodes these proteins:
- a CDS encoding DUF4287 domain-containing protein yields the protein MSFQAYIDNIQAKTGLTPEQFRKAAEKRGLLGDVRATQFTDWLAADYDLGLGHARALWAYFKNQGWVGAAGAVTKAAKASKTAKATQTAKPAKTAKPAKTAKPKQAKAK from the coding sequence ATGTCCTTCCAGGCGTACATCGACAACATCCAGGCGAAGACGGGGCTGACGCCCGAGCAGTTTCGGAAAGCGGCGGAGAAGCGCGGCCTGCTGGGGGACGTGCGCGCGACCCAGTTCACCGACTGGCTCGCCGCGGACTATGATCTGGGCCTGGGGCACGCCCGGGCGCTGTGGGCGTACTTCAAGAACCAGGGCTGGGTCGGCGCGGCAGGCGCGGTGACCAAGGCGGCGAAGGCAAGCAAGACGGCGAAAGCCACCCAGACGGCCAAGCCAGCGAAGACCGCCAAGCCAGCAAAGACCGCCAAGCCAAAGCAGGCGAAGGCCAAGTGA
- a CDS encoding circularly permuted type 2 ATP-grasp protein, whose translation MAQAEEVKVPIFSNYEPLPGAHDELFEARGEPWPSIAPIIGGLESLGAARMERRQRLADNTFLKGGVTFSVYSDNRGGERIFPFDLVPRVVTADDWELVERGLLQRVTALNHFLGDVYGEGRILKEKVVPAELVHGGTGYLKQVHGIRPRDGVYVQIAGIDLVRDGKGRFLVLEDNLRCPSGVSYVLSNRNVLKKVLPKMFRTATVRSVDEYPTRLRERLSELAPPRGDSPRVVVLTPGAFNSAYFEHGFLARRMGVDLVQASDLFVHDDRVYVKTTRGPEPVDVIYRRIDDEFIDPEVFRPDSLLGVPGLVRAYAKGNVTLANAIGNGVADDKAVYPYVPDMIRFYLSEEPILGQVETFFCGEASHRSHVLENLSKMVVKAVDASGGYGMLIGPRSTAEQISEFRERITNKPRGYIAQPVVELSTCPTWLDGKARPRRVDLRPFILTGKSSWVLPGGLTRVALVEGSYVVNSSQGGGSKDTWVLGHHADDASSKHRIESAPLASRPSPPEGDQ comes from the coding sequence ATGGCACAAGCAGAGGAGGTGAAGGTCCCCATCTTCTCAAACTACGAACCCCTCCCCGGCGCTCACGACGAGCTGTTCGAAGCCCGAGGCGAACCCTGGCCGAGCATCGCGCCCATCATCGGCGGGCTCGAGAGCCTGGGCGCCGCGCGCATGGAGCGTCGCCAGCGACTGGCTGACAACACCTTCCTCAAGGGCGGCGTGACCTTCTCGGTCTACTCCGACAATCGAGGGGGTGAGCGCATCTTCCCCTTCGACTTGGTCCCCCGGGTGGTCACCGCAGACGACTGGGAGCTGGTCGAGCGCGGGCTCCTGCAACGCGTGACGGCCCTGAATCATTTCCTCGGGGATGTCTACGGCGAGGGGCGCATTCTCAAAGAGAAGGTCGTCCCCGCGGAGCTCGTCCACGGAGGCACTGGATACCTGAAGCAGGTCCACGGCATTCGCCCTCGCGACGGCGTGTACGTGCAGATCGCCGGTATCGACCTGGTGCGCGACGGGAAGGGGCGCTTCCTGGTGCTGGAAGACAACCTGCGCTGCCCTTCTGGGGTGTCGTATGTGCTGTCGAACCGCAACGTCCTCAAGAAGGTGCTACCGAAGATGTTCCGCACGGCGACCGTGCGGAGCGTCGACGAGTACCCGACACGCCTGCGGGAGCGCTTGAGTGAGCTGGCGCCGCCGCGCGGTGACTCGCCCCGCGTCGTGGTGCTGACCCCTGGGGCCTTCAACTCCGCCTACTTCGAGCACGGCTTCCTGGCGCGACGCATGGGCGTCGACTTGGTGCAGGCGAGCGACCTCTTCGTGCACGACGATCGCGTCTACGTGAAGACCACCCGGGGCCCAGAGCCCGTCGACGTGATCTACCGGCGCATCGACGATGAGTTCATCGACCCCGAAGTGTTCCGCCCGGATAGCCTCCTCGGCGTGCCCGGCCTGGTACGCGCCTACGCCAAGGGCAACGTCACCCTGGCTAACGCGATCGGAAACGGCGTCGCTGACGACAAAGCGGTCTACCCCTACGTCCCCGACATGATCCGCTTCTACCTCAGCGAAGAGCCGATCCTCGGTCAGGTGGAGACGTTCTTCTGTGGCGAGGCGAGCCATCGTAGCCACGTGTTGGAGAACCTGAGCAAGATGGTGGTCAAGGCGGTGGACGCCTCCGGCGGCTACGGCATGCTGATCGGCCCCCGCTCCACGGCTGAACAGATCAGCGAGTTCCGCGAGCGCATCACGAACAAACCTCGCGGATACATCGCCCAGCCGGTGGTGGAGCTCTCCACTTGCCCGACCTGGCTCGACGGCAAAGCTCGACCGCGCCGCGTCGACCTGCGGCCCTTCATCTTGACCGGCAAGAGCAGCTGGGTGCTCCCCGGCGGCTTGACCCGCGTGGCGCTGGTGGAAGGCAGCTACGTAGTCAACAGCAGCCAAGGTGGCGGCTCGAAGGACACCTGGGTGCTCGGCCACCACGCGGACGACGCCAGCAGCAAGCACCGCATCGAGAGCGCACCCCTCGCCTCTCGCCCCAGCCCCCCGGAGGGTGACCAATGA
- a CDS encoding TetR/AcrR family transcriptional regulator: MRKLKKRAYSSPLREEGRAQTQRQILDATRDLLGKQSLEQATIADIAEAAGVGTSTVYAAFKSKDGIVRQLFEEALFGPKFKAAFARLETASDPIDAVAATAQVARSIYDGERAALGDLRAHAAGSAALHELDQRFEELRFEMQRARVERLAKAGLLRPPLKRLEARRIAWMYTGRPVYTMLAVESGWGSKRYAQWLEQTLLEALVCPQALAEWREKR, from the coding sequence ATGCGGAAACTGAAGAAGCGAGCGTATTCGTCCCCTCTGCGTGAAGAAGGCCGAGCGCAGACCCAGCGCCAAATCCTGGACGCGACGCGCGATCTGCTCGGCAAGCAGAGCCTCGAGCAGGCCACCATCGCCGACATCGCGGAGGCCGCGGGCGTAGGGACCTCCACGGTCTACGCCGCCTTCAAGTCGAAGGACGGCATCGTGCGTCAACTATTCGAAGAGGCGCTATTTGGTCCGAAGTTCAAGGCGGCGTTTGCGCGCCTGGAAACGGCGAGCGATCCCATCGACGCCGTCGCAGCCACCGCGCAGGTCGCTCGGAGCATCTACGATGGCGAGCGAGCAGCTCTGGGGGACTTGCGGGCGCACGCTGCGGGCTCTGCGGCACTTCACGAGCTCGACCAACGCTTCGAAGAGCTTCGCTTCGAGATGCAGCGCGCTCGCGTCGAGCGCTTGGCAAAAGCCGGGCTCTTGCGCCCCCCATTGAAGCGGCTGGAGGCACGGCGAATCGCTTGGATGTACACGGGCCGCCCCGTGTACACGATGCTCGCCGTCGAGAGCGGCTGGGGTTCCAAGCGCTACGCCCAGTGGTTGGAACAGACGCTACTCGAAGCGCTGGTGTGTCCCCAGGCCCTGGCGGAGTGGCGCGAGAAGCGCTAG
- a CDS encoding cobyric acid synthase, whose translation MFQGTGSDVGKSLLVAGLCRVASNRGLRVAPFKPQNMSNNAAVCPSGGEIGRAQALQARAARVEPHVDMNPVLLKPQSDVGAQVVVQGKVIGNAAAAGYQGMKSQLLGAVLESFERLCAEHDLVLVEGAGSPAEINLRAGDIANMGFALPRRVPVALIGDIDRGGVIAALVGTQQLLPAEERDLVVGFIINKFRGDIRLFDGGLRAIEARSGWPSFGVVPWLPLAARLPAEDAVALERTRSRGAGVKIAVPMLSRISNFDDFDPLAQEPDVDLVMVPPGQALPGDARLVILPGTKATLGDLDFLRAQGWDVDLEAHLRRGGQVLGICGGYQLLGRHIADPLGIEGAPRSASGLGWLDVSTELLPDKTLRAAGGSHLPTGAAVTGYEMHVGRTSGPATDAPLLELRSEAGDDLHLDGARSRDGQVSGCYLHGLFASDAFRGRFLEELGVAGAGFAYDVQVEQALDAIAQDLERYLDVDGLLASAAQMR comes from the coding sequence ATGTTCCAGGGGACAGGCTCCGATGTGGGCAAGTCCCTGCTCGTCGCCGGTCTTTGCCGTGTGGCAAGTAATCGGGGCCTCAGGGTGGCGCCGTTCAAGCCGCAGAATATGTCGAACAACGCGGCGGTTTGCCCGAGCGGCGGTGAGATCGGTCGCGCTCAGGCATTACAGGCGCGTGCCGCGCGGGTCGAGCCTCACGTCGACATGAACCCGGTCCTGCTAAAGCCCCAGTCGGATGTCGGCGCCCAGGTCGTGGTGCAGGGGAAGGTGATCGGAAACGCTGCCGCCGCGGGCTACCAGGGCATGAAGTCGCAGCTACTGGGCGCCGTGCTGGAGTCCTTCGAGCGATTGTGCGCGGAGCATGACCTGGTGTTGGTTGAAGGTGCGGGCTCGCCGGCGGAGATCAACCTGCGAGCGGGGGACATCGCGAACATGGGCTTCGCACTGCCGCGAAGGGTGCCGGTAGCGCTGATCGGCGACATCGATCGCGGTGGCGTGATCGCGGCGCTGGTCGGTACCCAGCAGCTCTTGCCTGCCGAAGAGCGAGACTTGGTGGTGGGCTTCATCATCAACAAGTTCCGCGGGGATATTCGCCTCTTCGACGGCGGGCTGCGGGCGATCGAAGCTCGCAGCGGCTGGCCGAGCTTCGGCGTGGTGCCCTGGCTGCCGCTGGCGGCGCGCTTGCCCGCAGAGGACGCCGTGGCGCTCGAGCGCACACGGAGCCGCGGTGCGGGCGTGAAGATCGCGGTACCGATGCTGAGCCGGATCTCGAACTTCGATGACTTCGATCCGCTGGCCCAGGAGCCAGACGTGGATTTGGTGATGGTGCCGCCGGGCCAGGCGCTGCCCGGCGACGCGCGACTCGTGATCTTGCCTGGAACCAAGGCGACGCTTGGGGATCTCGACTTCCTGAGAGCCCAGGGTTGGGACGTCGATCTGGAAGCGCATTTGCGCCGTGGAGGCCAAGTGCTCGGGATCTGTGGGGGCTATCAGCTGCTCGGTCGCCACATCGCCGACCCGCTGGGGATTGAGGGCGCTCCGCGCAGCGCCAGTGGCTTGGGGTGGCTCGACGTCTCGACGGAGCTGCTACCGGACAAGACGCTGCGCGCGGCTGGCGGCAGCCATTTGCCAACGGGCGCAGCCGTAACGGGTTACGAGATGCATGTCGGGCGCACCAGCGGCCCAGCGACGGACGCGCCACTCCTCGAGCTACGCAGCGAGGCAGGCGATGACTTGCACCTGGACGGAGCCCGCTCCCGCGACGGCCAAGTGAGCGGGTGCTACCTGCACGGCCTGTTCGCGAGTGATGCGTTCAGAGGTCGGTTCCTCGAGGAACTGGGTGTGGCGGGTGCTGGCTTCGCGTATGACGTTCAGGTGGAGCAGGCGTTGGACGCGATTGCGCAAGACCTCGAGCGCTACCTCGATGTGGATGGTTTGCTCGCTAGCGCCGCCCAGATGCGCTGA
- a CDS encoding alkaline phosphatase family protein, whose protein sequence is MSKSKRGITRRTVLAGIGATVSGSVVGCGSDGESTTANTGAGGAGGTSGGTAGVGGATAGNGGIGASGGTNPGGNGGAGGEAGSAGSAGEAGTGGTGGEGGEPSCTATNGLTPSQLLSKIDHVVVLCMENRSFDHYLGSLKFLEGMSVDGLTGTETNPAPNGGQVFVHQLDDFTPEDPPHGWDACHNQFNGGLNDGFVLEHAGSSQEDVMGYHVRSQIPTTYALADAGAICDRYYASVMGPTWPNRFYLHAGSANGGKSNLPQFGLNSKSIWARLNDANISNTNYYHDLAWALGGLGKTSGNASISKFFEACVMGTLPQFSLIDPQFFGAGANDDHPDHDVQLGQALISTIVAALASSSLWNKCLFVITYDEHGGFYDHVPPPKTTDERSEFEQLGFRVPSLVLGPHVRRGCVVSAQLEHSSVAKTLSTRFGIPYLNDRVAVTNDFSACIDPYYLENPAPPPVLPQLSISRSRLLSRPRLGGEHPEMAAVARRLPHYAKRISHDGLGESEHVLRWGQELGVLKVR, encoded by the coding sequence ATGAGCAAGAGCAAGCGAGGGATCACACGACGCACGGTGCTGGCGGGCATCGGGGCAACAGTGAGCGGCAGCGTGGTCGGCTGCGGTTCTGACGGGGAGTCCACCACGGCCAACACCGGGGCGGGCGGCGCTGGAGGCACGTCCGGCGGCACCGCAGGCGTGGGCGGTGCGACCGCGGGCAACGGGGGCATCGGAGCTAGCGGTGGCACGAATCCCGGCGGAAACGGTGGAGCAGGTGGTGAAGCCGGCTCTGCGGGTAGCGCGGGCGAAGCGGGAACTGGTGGTACGGGTGGTGAAGGCGGAGAGCCGAGCTGCACGGCGACCAATGGCCTGACGCCCTCCCAGCTGCTCTCGAAGATCGACCACGTGGTCGTGCTGTGCATGGAGAACCGCTCCTTCGATCACTACCTGGGCTCCTTGAAATTCCTCGAGGGGATGAGTGTGGACGGGCTCACGGGCACGGAAACGAACCCGGCTCCCAACGGTGGCCAGGTATTCGTTCACCAGCTCGACGACTTCACTCCGGAGGATCCGCCTCACGGCTGGGATGCGTGTCACAACCAGTTCAACGGTGGCCTGAACGACGGCTTCGTGTTGGAACACGCGGGCAGCTCCCAAGAGGACGTGATGGGCTATCACGTGCGGAGCCAGATCCCGACCACCTACGCCCTGGCGGATGCGGGAGCGATTTGCGATCGCTACTACGCATCGGTGATGGGGCCGACGTGGCCGAATCGCTTTTACTTGCACGCGGGTTCAGCCAACGGTGGCAAGTCGAATCTGCCTCAATTTGGTCTGAATTCGAAATCGATCTGGGCGCGGCTCAACGACGCGAACATCTCCAACACCAACTATTACCACGATCTCGCGTGGGCCCTCGGCGGCCTGGGAAAGACTTCGGGCAATGCTTCGATCTCGAAGTTTTTCGAGGCCTGCGTGATGGGAACGCTGCCCCAGTTCTCGCTCATCGACCCGCAGTTCTTCGGTGCAGGCGCCAACGACGATCACCCGGACCACGACGTGCAGCTCGGGCAGGCGCTGATCTCAACCATCGTTGCGGCGCTCGCTTCCAGTTCCCTGTGGAATAAGTGCTTGTTCGTGATCACGTATGACGAGCACGGCGGCTTCTACGATCACGTTCCGCCTCCGAAGACCACCGATGAGCGCTCGGAGTTCGAGCAGCTGGGGTTCCGCGTACCGAGCCTGGTGCTCGGGCCCCATGTTCGGCGCGGATGCGTCGTGAGCGCGCAACTCGAGCACTCTTCAGTCGCGAAGACGCTGTCTACCCGCTTCGGGATCCCTTACCTGAACGATCGCGTGGCGGTGACCAACGACTTCTCTGCGTGCATCGACCCGTACTATCTCGAGAACCCTGCGCCGCCCCCGGTGCTCCCGCAGCTCTCCATCTCGCGCTCTCGC
- a CDS encoding SMI1/KNR4 family protein, which produces MSAVGRSGTIEALDSDGLGWIALDGGGRLRFGASACGFAPRVGQRVTVLEQKGGLLRSKRATKLRLDSAEAAEPPAARPSSIDAIEALGVTIDEDLRRVLARCDEDDQLFSDFATVLFDVEPFPATEIDCHNPWLLVIAMNGGGSAYGLYLHPDAGTEAGAPWVFWEHEDGTVYSLAASTREFFERLLSSADFLDDQAPVERLRGALLELGLTCNERAPRFDTDQLAPWLPPANADLLSLDDYVTLASDDPAQAEQGLLGHLGAENEPEALEILEALYRQRGWSLPFQA; this is translated from the coding sequence ATGAGTGCAGTGGGACGCAGCGGAACGATTGAGGCACTGGACAGCGATGGTCTAGGCTGGATCGCGCTCGACGGCGGCGGACGGCTCCGCTTCGGCGCGTCGGCTTGTGGATTCGCGCCACGGGTCGGACAGCGAGTCACGGTGCTGGAACAGAAGGGCGGGCTGCTGCGCAGCAAACGGGCAACGAAGCTGCGCCTCGACAGCGCGGAGGCAGCAGAACCGCCAGCGGCGCGGCCATCGAGCATTGACGCCATCGAAGCCCTGGGCGTCACCATCGACGAAGATCTGCGGCGGGTGCTGGCGCGCTGCGACGAAGACGACCAACTCTTCAGTGACTTCGCGACCGTGCTGTTCGACGTCGAACCCTTCCCCGCGACGGAAATCGACTGCCACAATCCGTGGCTGTTGGTGATAGCCATGAACGGCGGCGGCAGCGCCTACGGCCTGTACCTCCACCCGGACGCGGGAACGGAAGCCGGCGCGCCCTGGGTGTTCTGGGAGCACGAGGACGGCACCGTGTACTCCCTCGCCGCGAGCACTCGAGAGTTCTTCGAGAGATTGCTCAGCAGCGCAGACTTCCTCGACGACCAAGCGCCGGTGGAGCGCCTCCGCGGCGCGCTTCTTGAGCTGGGTCTTACGTGCAACGAGCGCGCGCCACGCTTCGACACGGACCAGCTCGCGCCCTGGCTGCCGCCGGCCAACGCGGACCTCTTGTCCCTCGATGACTACGTCACGCTTGCCAGCGACGATCCCGCGCAAGCCGAACAGGGTCTGCTGGGACACCTGGGCGCTGAGAACGAACCCGAGGCACTCGAGATCCTGGAAGCACTATATCGCCAGCGCGGTTGGTCGCTGCCTTTCCAAGCTTAG
- a CDS encoding class II glutamine amidotransferase, producing the protein MDDSPHSTHLLGLSFDSPASPGLQLHRPKEETEALQVPGWGIGWYPPDEVASVVVKEPEPRDEESFRSLVDSWQRFRSATFVCHLRGTTKRVNQADAQPFSRTYAGRDWLFAHQGTLNQGELRALSLGFRPVFEPVGLSDSERAFCWLLTQIRAQGCRTIGDLDLLEVRRWLRDLNELGSANFLLSDGMDLLAYADVKGFKNPHYARIVPPHEDIELSNHVLDLDIDNPLDSSRTLTVVATRPLSNSGWKQVPKGELIVVRRGVVLFESSQFPEEQDTAHHIGPSRGFGPMQQPPPGPRGAAGGAPQLAQTRLAESDGAEPTSDRDASGLHRVSSNEEPTDVAPRNAPASVPAPRPEWVTMRVRHLTAYSYEEPVELSSHVLRLSPVQDAEQRLIEHRLVVEPTTPGSDFEDVFGNRSRRMRLEKPYTKLSVLSESIIQVKQPPVLHSPQRRMTIPLVWMPWQRQMMLPYLLPMELPETQLRELSEFAMSFAERQDFDLVETLVDMNQTIYRDFAYVPGSTNIETTPFDVYTKRRGVCQDFANLFICLARLLNIAARYRVGYIYTGADYANQVQSEASHAWVELYLPWTGWRGFDPTNGILAGTDHIRVACGRNYRDATPTSGTLYKGGGGERLKVSVRVEPIDLPE; encoded by the coding sequence ATGGACGACTCGCCCCACTCGACACACCTACTCGGCTTGTCCTTCGACAGTCCGGCGTCTCCAGGGCTCCAGCTGCATCGTCCCAAAGAAGAGACCGAAGCGCTGCAAGTCCCAGGCTGGGGGATCGGCTGGTACCCGCCGGACGAAGTGGCGAGCGTGGTGGTGAAGGAGCCTGAGCCACGTGACGAGGAGTCGTTCCGCTCACTCGTTGACAGTTGGCAGCGCTTCCGCTCGGCGACCTTCGTCTGCCATCTGCGCGGAACCACGAAGCGCGTGAACCAGGCGGACGCGCAACCGTTCTCGCGGACTTACGCCGGCCGCGATTGGTTGTTCGCGCACCAGGGCACGCTGAACCAGGGTGAGCTGCGCGCGCTGTCACTGGGTTTCCGCCCGGTATTCGAGCCGGTTGGCTTGAGCGACTCGGAGCGGGCGTTTTGCTGGTTGCTCACACAGATCCGCGCTCAAGGTTGTCGCACCATCGGTGACCTCGACTTGCTCGAGGTGCGGCGCTGGCTGCGCGACTTGAACGAGCTAGGCAGCGCGAACTTCCTGCTTTCCGACGGCATGGACCTCCTGGCCTACGCCGACGTGAAAGGCTTCAAGAACCCGCACTACGCGCGCATCGTCCCGCCCCACGAGGACATCGAGCTATCGAACCACGTGCTCGACCTCGACATCGACAACCCCCTCGACTCTTCTCGCACGTTGACCGTCGTCGCGACGCGGCCGCTGTCGAACAGTGGCTGGAAGCAGGTACCGAAGGGCGAGCTGATCGTCGTGCGGCGCGGCGTGGTGCTGTTCGAGAGTTCCCAGTTCCCCGAGGAACAGGACACAGCGCACCACATCGGTCCGAGCCGCGGCTTTGGTCCCATGCAGCAGCCTCCACCGGGGCCACGTGGCGCCGCGGGTGGGGCGCCCCAGCTGGCCCAGACGCGGCTGGCTGAGAGCGACGGCGCCGAGCCCACGAGCGATCGCGACGCGAGCGGCCTCCATCGCGTGAGCAGCAACGAGGAGCCGACAGACGTCGCGCCCCGCAACGCGCCGGCTTCGGTGCCCGCACCGCGCCCCGAGTGGGTCACGATGCGCGTGCGCCACCTCACGGCCTACAGCTACGAGGAGCCAGTCGAGCTGAGCTCTCACGTGTTGCGTCTGAGCCCTGTGCAAGACGCCGAGCAGCGACTGATCGAGCACCGGCTGGTGGTGGAGCCGACCACCCCCGGCAGCGACTTCGAGGACGTGTTTGGCAACCGCTCGCGACGCATGCGCCTCGAGAAGCCGTACACCAAGCTCAGCGTGCTGAGCGAGTCCATCATCCAGGTCAAGCAGCCGCCCGTGCTGCACTCCCCCCAGCGCCGGATGACCATCCCGCTGGTGTGGATGCCCTGGCAGCGCCAGATGATGCTGCCCTACTTGCTCCCCATGGAGCTGCCGGAGACGCAGCTCAGAGAGCTGTCCGAGTTCGCGATGAGCTTTGCCGAGCGTCAGGACTTCGACCTGGTCGAGACGCTCGTCGACATGAATCAGACCATCTACCGCGACTTCGCCTACGTCCCCGGCTCGACCAATATCGAGACAACGCCGTTCGACGTCTACACAAAGCGGCGCGGCGTGTGTCAGGACTTCGCGAACTTGTTCATCTGCCTCGCGCGGCTCTTGAACATTGCCGCGCGGTACCGCGTTGGGTACATCTACACTGGCGCCGACTACGCCAACCAGGTGCAGTCTGAAGCGTCCCACGCCTGGGTGGAGCTCTACCTACCGTGGACGGGCTGGCGCGGCTTCGACCCCACGAACGGCATCCTCGCCGGCACGGACCACATCCGCGTCGCTTGTGGCCGCAACTACCGCGACGCGACGCCAACCTCCGGGACGCTCTACAAGGGCGGCGGCGGGGAGCGCCTCAAGGTGTCCGTGCGCGTTGAGCCCATCGACCTCCCCGAGTGA
- a CDS encoding LysR family transcriptional regulator, with translation MQRPPRVTQLWNWLPAFRAVAETQHLPSASSAAHLSPSALSRSVKQLEDELGVELFKRVGRTLVLSPAGEDLLRAVREAMQRVEEGVRLATDDCFSGTLKLSAPSPLMATFVLPALAKVREQHPRLVPDLIELSNEATRDALLNGGLDLAIVDATEQEPGLHVTCLGVITRGVYCGEGHPLYSDPEPTLDKLLAHRFVAPSNPREEHWPQQYKRQIAMRTQRVDLALRICADGELLSLLPDLVAQVYSGPGSLHRIPLELCEPTALYAVQRASASDLARQRVRSEPPASSSRPSVPRPTPRKHDSEPEIGAVSVVLAAIRQEFARAARRSNPYINLASHPQGFEALGN, from the coding sequence ATGCAGCGTCCTCCCCGAGTCACGCAGCTCTGGAACTGGCTCCCCGCGTTTCGCGCCGTAGCTGAAACGCAGCACCTTCCGAGCGCGAGCAGCGCGGCGCATTTGAGCCCCTCCGCGCTCTCTCGCTCGGTAAAACAGCTGGAAGACGAGCTCGGGGTGGAGCTCTTCAAGCGCGTGGGTCGCACCCTGGTGCTCAGCCCCGCGGGAGAGGATTTGCTCCGCGCGGTGCGTGAGGCGATGCAGCGGGTCGAGGAAGGCGTTCGACTGGCGACCGACGACTGCTTCTCCGGCACCCTGAAGCTCTCCGCGCCGAGTCCCCTGATGGCGACGTTCGTGCTGCCAGCCCTCGCGAAGGTGCGGGAACAGCACCCGCGCCTCGTGCCCGATCTGATCGAGCTGAGCAACGAAGCAACGCGAGATGCACTACTGAACGGCGGCTTGGATCTGGCGATCGTCGACGCAACGGAGCAAGAGCCTGGCCTCCACGTCACTTGCCTGGGCGTGATCACGCGTGGCGTGTACTGCGGCGAGGGGCATCCGCTGTACAGCGACCCGGAGCCCACTCTCGACAAGCTCTTGGCACACCGCTTCGTGGCGCCCAGCAACCCTCGAGAAGAACACTGGCCCCAGCAGTACAAACGCCAAATCGCCATGCGCACTCAACGCGTGGACCTCGCGCTGCGGATCTGCGCCGACGGCGAGCTGCTCAGCTTGCTGCCCGATTTGGTGGCGCAGGTCTACTCAGGCCCGGGCAGCCTGCACCGCATTCCTCTCGAACTCTGCGAGCCGACCGCGCTGTACGCGGTTCAGCGAGCGTCAGCGAGCGACCTGGCTCGCCAGCGGGTGCGCAGCGAGCCTCCGGCGAGCAGCAGTCGCCCCAGCGTCCCTCGCCCCACCCCGCGGAAACACGACTCAGAGCCTGAGATCGGCGCCGTGAGCGTGGTGCTCGCCGCAATCCGTCAGGAGTTCGCTCGAGCGGCCCGACGCTCGAACCCCTACATCAACTTGGCGAGTCATCCGCAGGGGTTCGAGGCTTTGGGCAACTGA
- a CDS encoding alpha-E domain-containing protein codes for MISRVAETCFWLGRQVERSENLARLLSVNQSFVLDVELDPPQRWQPVMVVSGELPRFKERFPEEAILDGEVVQRYLTWDQDNPVSLVSAAYWARENARTIREVISLELWEALNEFWRWLMDGPGKRLYRSDREAFYSRFKEMAALTHGVASATMLHEEPLTFMQLGWHLERAQQTARIVDIKYHTLGPTSSRETPLEAAQWLALLRSCSATEPYYKCHKNPPNGLAIVDFLLRYPTFPRSILYSLKASQVDLQRIRAATTERGEECEVRVQRLLDYLEAGKSADLSGGGVHAALTRVVDETSEICNLLHSIYFDPSMPEAPAAE; via the coding sequence ATGATTTCCCGCGTCGCGGAGACTTGTTTCTGGCTCGGTCGCCAAGTGGAGCGGTCCGAAAACCTGGCTCGGCTGTTGTCCGTCAATCAGTCCTTCGTGCTCGACGTCGAGCTCGATCCCCCGCAGCGTTGGCAGCCGGTCATGGTGGTGAGCGGCGAGCTACCGCGCTTCAAGGAGCGCTTCCCCGAGGAAGCAATCTTGGATGGTGAGGTGGTCCAGCGCTACTTGACCTGGGATCAGGACAACCCCGTGAGCCTGGTTAGCGCCGCGTACTGGGCGCGGGAGAACGCGCGCACCATCCGCGAAGTAATTAGCCTCGAGCTCTGGGAGGCTCTGAACGAGTTCTGGCGCTGGCTGATGGATGGCCCGGGCAAGCGCCTGTATCGCTCGGATCGCGAGGCGTTCTACAGCCGCTTCAAGGAGATGGCCGCGCTGACCCACGGCGTAGCCAGCGCGACGATGCTGCACGAGGAGCCCCTCACCTTCATGCAGCTCGGCTGGCACCTGGAGCGCGCACAGCAGACAGCACGCATCGTCGACATCAAGTACCACACGCTTGGGCCGACTAGCTCCCGGGAGACACCTCTGGAAGCCGCTCAGTGGCTCGCGCTGTTGCGCTCCTGTTCGGCCACGGAGCCTTACTACAAGTGTCACAAGAACCCGCCCAACGGCCTCGCCATCGTCGACTTCCTGTTGCGCTACCCCACTTTCCCGCGCTCCATCCTCTACTCACTCAAAGCGTCGCAGGTCGATCTGCAACGCATCCGTGCGGCAACTACCGAGCGTGGCGAGGAGTGTGAGGTGCGCGTGCAGAGACTGCTCGACTACCTCGAAGCAGGCAAGAGCGCCGACCTCAGTGGCGGCGGTGTCCACGCCGCGCTGACGCGCGTAGTCGACGAAACGTCGGAAATCTGCAACCTCCTGCACTCGATCTACTTCGATCCGAGCATGCCTGAAGCGCCGGCCGCTGAATGA